ttttgaaatttagcacttcattttttgcattctgggacagttttatggactaacttgttaaatttgggaaaatgataaaatctagctttcttgaaggtaaaattcttagtttcttttagataaataatatgaattatgtcggggtcgtatgtagcagcagccgcatatactttacatgcagtcctaatgttgcctttttcgaaaaatattttctttccttcttgtcttctttccttttttaaagattttccagcgTGGTTCCGGACCCCCggtaccccccccccaccccccatctggAGCCGCGCATggcgacatatcatgctttctgtttatgcaggtaaacttgtgtttggttaaatttcaacagagcacagttgtctgaacagtgtacaaactcattactgtttttttcggtcaagggtggaaaaaaagtggtaaacaatgaaagcagtaacagttttattaaaaagaataaacaatgagacaaacatttccaacatctttggacggttcaaaaatcccatgttaaacatacgacaaagcccgaaacgcgtgaaaatgttccgaatgtaaacgatgtaactcattgcagacttggagcggtcttctgcgcatgcccgaaagtgattatcaattgtagcgcacggcaaaaatacgcatatttttgcatgtccgcatgcatttagtgtacaatatgcataaaatactgactaaggttagggttagtatcaccatggttacaaaatatatacatttaagatattttcgttcaaatttagttaatccggtatgtaccggagtctgtaatttataccggcgctccaagtctgcattgagtcacagtcgaatgtaaatcgggtgaaatagacgctcgtatagttagattatgcgtctagattgattaaactgggcgaatctacttacttattacttgaggatgaaaaaaacgtgctttttttaaatgttgctcttaaacaagggtggcggttgaactactaaaagtacaacagttaattcacaacaaatcgtacggtatgtttttataatcagtagaagctggccgtatttacgcttatgagacctgtttcacccataagtaaagaaatgacaggtccatcatgaaatattttccccagcgtgcaaatacttgtcctatccaatatcatcggccgcgatcaatgaaATTGCGCCCATGTATCCGCTGAACTGCGTAGCATAGAAATaggtttatggaaagatatattacATGAAATCAACAGATGAGGTATTAtcctatttattttctaaagagaaagatacgatcatttcataatatttacgtaaataatcTTTAATTTGTACgacttaaaaaggaaaataattgcagccgtaacggagggggcggaaaattcgtacctgtttcccaaAAATACGAACGTTTACACTTCAATtagatttaataaataaaaaaaatacgttcCAGCTGGTGTTTTTGATTGatatatcattaaagggtataattaattcgaaagaaacattatttttaacaaattcgcctTTCAAACGCCGGTAGAtttgcggtgttttcgtccccaaatatttcACGTTCttgcgtacgatttcttctcggataattatacaatagtgggccggcttaagcagaactctattagacatatgttgaatggactccatgaacccgaaggaccagaaatttaacaacactaaaagatgcatattgtcatgattatgaagcgtattatattaatctacagctgaaaaaatgactgaatgcgacccaaagatcatgatgtgtgctgatattggagatagtagtcgttgttttggttgttttaaaattgaatgaaacatttaatgtcattgtaaatattcttttatggttgcttttagtttaagaactattttgAAGGggcttttatctatgtaatttatgtataatatattcatagcctggtATTACcgagatgagatctcatttgaaaaaaaaaataatcacctgtcaatgtcacaggggcctgaacatggaaacccgtttctgatcaataacatgagaaccacttgaccagaaatttcataggatgattggacatgttgagtagatgacccctattgatttttgaatcacttgttcaaaagttaaggtcacaggaaccagaactttaaaaacagtttccaaccagtaactttagaatcatttgacccagaaccttcaatcacgatgataggagTTACAAAGTCGATGATCCTTaatgttctggggtcacttgGCTTAAGGAAAAAGTCATAGAGGCATGAAGATGGGAAAACTCTTtttggatcaataacttgagaatcacttgacccagaatgttgaaacttcataggatgattggacatgcagagtagatgacccctattgattctggaCTCAcccgatcaaagatcaaggtcacagagacctgaacatggaacacggtttacttgagaaccatctgacccagaattttgaactggacatgccaagtagatgatatCTATTTCATATATTAGTGTCTccttgtctttcgctcctatcctctgttgacttcttgcctattacgactatgcattgggtaCTAGGGAGACATGGGCAATTTAATTGCCCTCATTCGAAGAAAGGGGCCCGGGTATATTTTagatattaatgtttgatgatggattttggtcggtctgtagacaaatcagtttccgaatgataactggagaacgcttgggcctaggatcatgagaccgggagatttgtcatgaccagcaaatgacccttattggttttgagttcagtacgtcaaagatcaatgtcacattGACAAATGAatcttttttgccagaaaactagattatgctttggtctaagatcacatttgatacagaggtcatataagactggtaaatgacccacccatgattattgatttaagatcaatacgttaaatgtccagAAGGcattgaccaaataatttctgttccttgtcagttaattcatgcaagtgttctacaagctcttgttataactagaatctccaaacaacACATAATTATCAGTTAGtccttgacctttgctcacatttactgttattccccttgttccagtaaaagcagggtgtttcccattgatttgttgaaaaaatgcatataattcaaaaaaggttttgagcaaaattaaccaatactcacaaaattttcattaagcacgggagctttgctcatatattatctTATCCCCTTTtacagagtaaaagcagagttttatcccttgatttggtaaaagaaaggttgaaaatgcttattaatcaaaagtagtttaactagaatcaccaaacttaagcaaactgttcatgcccattaccagaagctgtcaatcgctgcccacatcagtcctctcagtgctttgattaatacatatttccgttttaaacttgaatttcagtcagtacacaaagtttaaagaatttcTGTCcttaggaaaatttttgcctatatgcatataggaaactgtcaggTGTGTCTTTAAAAATAGGAAAGTCGATTTCTGAACTCCCATGGAACGGATTGCAAAATTTCCGTGCGAAGCCCCAACAGCCTATGATAAATGGGAAATTCGGAAAAGATGACAGCAGAAGCGCTCTAAAAGTTCCCTAAAATGACATGAAATTGATCTATTGAAGAACTATTAATACAACTTTTCCGTCTTGATTTTATCGCTGCTGACTAAGATTTATTAACGTGACAGATACCAGACTGAACTTTAGTCTAAATAAATATAGATCAGGTCATTGAACATGCATATAGAATGCTTGTAGTGTGTTCGAATAGAAGTTGAACAGAGTATAGGGTTTAGAATACATAGtttaatgtttaatatctatTGAAAGTATCTGCATATTGTTCTTGCTATTTACTGCTGTTATAGTttaattttgcatgtaaattcCGTGTTTTGTTCAGTTCAGTGGTTCGaggtattcttttgtatttccatgatggtaattatacatgctttgcacgaagaaaatgagaaataacaagtatctagttgcaaactgacagtgacatatgtATATAATgccaagacaatgtatttaaCGTCTAAACATATTACttaattaatgtagtagtatgaaTATTTCTTGAAGGATTAAGATGAGTTTAtacctttttaaagttttactgaaaagaaaatgactgaataagtttgcagatgacacgTTTATTCAgtgagggcctaaattgtccacctgtcatcttgtagaatagctacATTATACATCATGTATAgtgtatcatcagaatgatttgcacgaaggtGGGAGGGAaaaggttgtggtgggtctttaatgatttgcacgaaggtgggaggaaaaagtaggtcactataggttgtggtgggtctttaatgaTTTTACACGTTCTGATTGacggtatttcatattgaatatgTTGGTTTTAGTACGCAAAGAAGTATAGAGAAACAAAAGTTGACCACAAGTGCTTTGGCtagttctttttcaaattttaccgATAAATTTGATTATAAGAATTAACTTTATGGCGTAATATATGCTGACAATTTCCAAGACTATAAgtatcttacatgcctgcctgtgtaagacaggttttccttacccgagggacagtgtggaacgAAAAACCAAGCTGTCCCGGGGGTTGGGAAaaaagctgtcttacacaggtagacatgttagatcatttttcttgcctatcacgttcaaaatagaatcgttgacagatatatatatactgacatcgatatatatatatatatataatttgacaTTATCGAAAGATTTGAATTCGATTTTTACTCGCATTGTAGACCACACATCAACTTGATCAAGTACATACGCCTTATTCAGAGACGAGGACTTTTCAAATGCTGACTATTACTCCGCTATATTCGTTGCCACCTTCACACAATATTTATCCTGCGTTTTACGTTTTCACCAtatcagtaggccagataaatgaaatttgataatCATAGATTTACTCATAGCTTCTGTGCGGGTAATTAAAAGATCTGGGTTAAAGAGTGTAATCGCCAATAGTCTTAAAGAGTGATATATGTTTTTGATTACTCTTGATCGATCCTATCATTTGTTATtagattgtttctttttttctcacTTCAAAGTAGATGATTTATTATTTCCTGATTATTATGTATTAACGTTTTGGTATTAACATGTTAAGATTATGTTATGTTAAGTATATGTCTGTAGTGTTCCTTAAATTGACATGGCTGAATTCTAAATGTGTTTGGCCTTTACATATTTGATTAATACTCTCTGTTTCAGCACCCTTAGTTCagttatttttctctttttgtcTTATTGTCTATTTATTGTATGTATTTCACGTACGTGatagactgaaatactgttgaaaaacggcgttaaacccaaaacaaacaaaaaacgtaCGTGATGTTATATACTTGTATTTATGGGTTGAGACGATGTACTTCGTACAAGtctataataaaatatctgttctgttttgttctgtttaaaCTTATgttcaaaaaatgttttgaactgcGAACAAGCAGCATTCCCAGTGAATTTCTGGGACTTTGAACGTGTAACCATTTCCTGGTTCAGAGGGACTGACATATTGATATTTATCCAAGTGCACGTTATCATAATGATCTCAGCTAATATTACATATACATTAAAACTATAACCGAGTAGGAAATTAGTCATTAATTCGTAATAAATAGCCGGACAACACAACCGCTGATTATTTAAACTGGACTTTATAACCActaatttgaagtcatacatacTCGCGCTGTCTTCCTTGTCTAGAGTGTATTGATCTCAAACGGAAAACAATTAAGTTCACACTTGAAAACCTGTCATGAAAACTTGAGTTGTTCAAAGTCAATTTTCCccccattttttctttttatttatattcttgTTTTAATACTAAATTTTTAATACTGAACGAAAAATCatataaactaaaacataaaaagtgttggtaaaataaattttactgacatattttgtttaaatgcataaaaattcaAGAATCATTTTTGCTGTAGTTACAGACCATCCGACAAGGAAATAATTCCATTCCAGAAGTACAAAGTGTCACACAACTCCAAACAAATATATCACAGATACTGGTTTAATACTGTATCTTACACTCTCTAGAAAATGTCTGCCAATCTCGCCAGGATGTCTAATATTGTCTCGTCGATTTCCACAGAAGGGGCAAAATCACGTGACTTGGCACTATCACCTAATGCTTTTCTTGTTTCCCTTTCCAAAACAATAGCAGCTTCAACTACCGACTGCACATTGTTGTGAGTAACTCCTTCCACCGCGAATGTAACGTGCATTTGATCTGCCAGTTTTCTCCGATAGAAGTCGCCACGATCTCCCGACATTCCATCATCGTCATGTTTTCCTGCCAGAAAAACAAGCGCCTGATCAATATTTTCCAGACGACGTATTTTACATAGCTCTGTATTGTTCATCATCAGCATGATCCTCTCGATCGCTACAGAAGCTATTCTGTGTAGAGTGGTGATTACCGACATCCGGTCAGGTTTAAAGTCAAAAGACCGGAAACGAGACAATGGCTGACGTACCAGCTGATACGAGGTATGGTATGACATCTGCAACAGAAAGTTTTACAGTTTTCTTAGGAACCTTTACCTTAGGTACGCCGGACCCTAGCAGAAACTTTATTATAATCTATTGGTGGATTGGATGAAAAGACATATCTAGCAAAAACTTTATTTCCTACTAAATAAATGAGGTTTGCTTATtaagaaaaaacatgtttaacGATGAACAATAATCTAAATATACGTACTGATGATTCAAACAGATAACAGCAACAAACACTGGTAAACTAAAATATGAGATGAAACAATAAATTGATCTAAACAAACCTCTGTAAAATGTGTGTCCTGTCACTTTATACTATGTTATTTTCCTGTTTGTAAAAGttgaattgaaatatttaaagtcatttaaaattttgagttCGGTTGATTTAAACTCTATTCAATTTGATAGCAAAGTAATACCTTTGTCAATAGATTTAATGGTTGTATACATCAAGGATCATATTGATAAATCACAATACACAACCACTACTATCTGTATGATcaataaatttcaaacataaagcataatatttttttttcattttttttcggcAAAAGATCATTTGTTAATTTCGTCATCAGTCAAACATATTTAACTTTTGTTCCGCGTATACTGTCAGAGAAATATAGAAATGATTAATAAACGAATTTcacaaatttgattttaaaagcatattttagtttaaattgttACGTCCATATATTGTAAAACTTTTGAAATTAATACTTGCAGTAAAATGAATGCAAAATGAAGGTCTTACCTTAATACCTTGTTTAAGCCTAAACAGTTAATGAATCCTCTTAATATCTTTCAACATGGAAACGTTTCGGCCATTTGTAAACAATAATTATCTctacaaagggagataataaccTCGATTGTTAACCTCTTGCCCTCGTTCAAGTCTTTCCGCTTTGTCACGTAATCATTTAAGTTTAAAcgatgaaaatattattttacaagcGAATCGTATTACTAAAATAATGGACATATAACAAGTTCAATCAAAAGTATTCTTAAATGGTTTTCGATTACTGCTAAGGTAGCAGGTAGTAATTCCTAGCATTTGATGCGAATTGGTCATAAATCAAGATAGACTTTGGGGATGAATACAAAGTGTTATAGACATCGGGTCAGTGGCGCAGACAGTGGTTAACAATTCGAACTACAAGGCcagcgatccgggttcgattcccagtcgCATCGTATATCCTGACAAGTGTTCCGTACTGGGTGTTTTACCTAAATTGGAACTGTTTCCAGGGGTATCGGCaaagactggatgctggggaggtaaatatgacaccagCCGTGGGCTTGGCTGGAAATAGATTGCTCCATCCATTCCATGTGGGGACTAatcacgttaaacaagaaactctACCTTTACCATGGTTTCGAAAGCTAAAACAGAACATTTGAGCTAGTGAACtagaataactgaaataaaaaataaaacacgtAATGGGATCCATTTATTCCTGCTTCAGATGATTGTTGAAAGCTGAAACCAAAGAATGTTTGAAACTTTAATATCGTAGATTTCAAAATGAACTTATATGGAAAAGCGGTTTGATGAGCTCAGTTTTCACGCATTAGATGGACATAGTTAAATCTTATAATTGTGAATAATAACGGGTACGTgaagatgaaatttaaaatctTTCCGGCAAATCAATACATGCAATACAGcatgtcattttattttcaggaaaaaataaataaaaacgtgATTTTCCATCGTGCAGTGTTTATTCACAGATTTTTTTCAACTTGAACAAGCTATTGGTGACAAATCCTCaacaaaaatttcaaacagtACAAAGAAAAGTCAATAACCAGTATTTTCTttcgattttttttcacttttttttcctGGCATGTTTTAACAAGAGAAAAACTGCGTATTAACATGGCACTTTACCTGTTGTTAatacatgatatttttttatttttgaaagtctGTGTCAGGACCGAATATTTATTTTTGCGCCTCTTTGTTTTCTGTCTTTCGAATTCGGGTTGTTAGGAAAAAGGTTTTTGAACATATCTGCTATGTAAACAATTAGATAAACAGTCCTGTTAGAATATGGCAGTTATCAAGTTGGATTTTATGGATGAATGCAAACTTtccttttcatttaaaataatgttatagaATGGACTCACTAATACTGAGCTGACGTGAACAGAACCAACTTTAAACTGCTCGTACATATATCATATTCTCACTGAcctatttcagcaaataatactGTTAACAATGTTCGAAAGACAGATAATGTTGTCCAGTTCCGTCTTGTTGTCAGGCGTAAAATGGCGTACATTGGACCTGCTTTCACGGAAGTTCTGATAATAGTGAAAGCTATCGTTCATGTATACATATTCATAAAGGAGAGGAAATACGTACCATACTGATAAAACCATGCTTTCTATCCGTCCATTAAGCAAAACAAATACCTTCTTGATTTGAGGGCAAACAGACTTAAAAATTGACCATAAAAACATACAATTACTACTGATGATATTTATTCTTAATGAAAAGCAAATATATCGCCATTGAATCAAgtaatgtttaagttttaatGGAACACTTGCACAAAAGAGGGAtggtaaaaatattacaaaatacatGACATACGACGGGTAATATCGATTTGTTTGGGATAGAAATAactgttttcattaaaaaaaaaaagttgaatatataaatgatgtttgaaaattatttagaCATAACATTTGTGGTTAAGCGtattcaaaaacaaatgaaaatgccAACTCTATAAATCATCATGTTTGACCATCTACACGTTTCCGGTATTTCTGTTGGTCAAGAGACGTCACGTGCTGATTCGAAATATTCATTCTGGGTTAGTAAACATCCGTAATATTTAAACGAAATGACTGTCGTCAGATCATCTAAAAGTCGGCCAGATACAACTGTTATAATGTTTATTTGTGACAAACTACGGGATATACCACTAGCACCAGACCAGAATAAAAATGTCACGATTCATGTCATTCTTTACCCCTATTTATATCATGATAACTATATCCTAGCCCATTTCTATCCCGCACATCGCAGCTTTGGCAAATCAGTAAGCACTACGGATATTAAACTATCAATAATTCTATCACTAGATATGTCTTGATATTGGGCTGTGTGAACATATTTATCGACCCTTAATTGTATAACTAATGGTAGTTTGTCTTTACAGGTGCCCGTCATAATATTCCTATCGAACAGTTTCTGTCTTCAGCTTCAAAAAAATGTCACGTTTTGTTTATGTTATGtgcttatttatatttattagacCAGGTTTTTCGGAAATGTTTtctaaacatttcaaaatcgttCCTGGCAAAACTGTCAATGGAATGGCACCACAGTCAGGAGCAGTCACTACAGCACAGTGTATATCACAATGCCTACAA
The sequence above is a segment of the Mercenaria mercenaria strain notata chromosome 3, MADL_Memer_1, whole genome shotgun sequence genome. Coding sequences within it:
- the LOC123524009 gene encoding uncharacterized protein LOC123524009, which translates into the protein MSYHTSYQLVRQPLSRFRSFDFKPDRMSVITTLHRIASVAIERIMLMMNNTELCKIRRLENIDQALVFLAGKHDDDGMSGDRGDFYRRKLADQMHVTFAVEGVTHNNVQSVVEAAIVLERETRKALGDSAKSRDFAPSVEIDETILDILARLADIF